DNA from Parvularcula marina:
CGCCCGGTTCGAATAGTTGATCCGCCGCGACAGGGTTTTCAGCTCATCGACATGGCGGGCGCGTTCCTCGCCGGTCTCGCCAGCCTCAAGCCCGTCCTCCAGTGACCGCACTCGGTCGACCACCCGACCCAGCCGCGAAGTCATGACATTGAGCAGGCTGCCAATGGCAACGAGCAAAAAGATCGGCGCGATGGCCGTCTCGACGACCATGGCGATGTCGGGAGTGAGCATCGAATTCATCCCCCCGCCTTGCGCGGCTATGGGGGGAGCCGTCAATGCCTTGCCACTTCGAGCCCGAATGCCGCTCTAGTAATTGCGCGAACGGATCTCGGCCTGAATGCGCGAGAGGTCATATTCGGCGCGATCAAAATCGCGCTCGGTATCGCGCAGCTGGCGCTCCGCGTAATAAAGATCGTCATCGGCCTCGCGCAGATCCCTCCGTGCCCGCTCTATCCGGCGATAAAGCTCTTGGCGCGCATTATCGTCTTCTTCATTGACGAGCTGGCGGCGTGACCGTTCAATCGTATAGCGGGCCGAGCGGATCTTTGAGAGCAGCGAGTCATAGCGGCTGCGCGCACTGTCAAAGTTGCTCTTGGCCCGCGCATAGTCGCGGCCGACGCTGAAAGCATCGCGCGTCAGAAGATCCGCCTGAGGACAACTGAGGATATCGCCCCGGCCTTGCAATGCTGCATCGAGCGCGCCCTGCGGCGTACAGAAGAGCCGGTTGCCCTCCTCCCAGCCGCGCGCATAGGCGCCGCGATCAAAGGCCAGCTCATAGCGGCTGCACTGCGCAACGCGATCCTCAACCCGGGTGACCGGATAGCCATTGCGGCCATCTTCATAACCGAACGAGGCCGGATCGCCGCTCTCGCACTGCTCTTCGGAGAGCCCGCTGGCACAGGCGCCAAGCGCCAGAAGCGCTGCGATTGTCAGGAATTTGCGCATCTTCGTTCCCCCTCTACCCCGGCTTCAAAAACCGGCCCTCACGCTAGGCGGAAATGGGCCGCCGGGCAATCTCCCGCCCGCTTTTGCCCCTTTATGGTTAATCCGGTGATGCCCGTCACACGTGCCCGCCGCACGAATTGCTATCTCATCCTTGTCGCCGCGATGAAGCGGCCCCGGAACATCGAATTGAGGAGAGAGACCATGAGCTTCACCATGAAAACCGCCGCCGCCACCGTTGCCGCCGCTTTCGTCGCCGTTGCTGCCGCCAAGGCCCAAGAGGTTGAGTTCGACCCCAACCAGGTCGGCGAGTTCACCCGTCAGGCAAGCCTGGAGCTGAGCGTCGAGATCGCCGCCCCGACCGCCGTGATGCAGGCCCGCTTTGCCGAGCTGGAAGATGACACCACCGTCAAGCCGGACATGCGCTTTGCGCAAAATGATCAGGAAACAGAAGAAGAGGCCGTGCAGGTCGCCGCCAACTGGTAACCCCCGAGGCCAAACGGCCCCATTCCCCACTGTGCAGAAATCCCCCGCGAGGCCAAACCCTCCGCGGGGGTTTTCATGTTCAGCCTACCAATGGCTGCGATAATAGCGGCGGCGCTTATTATAATGCCGGTTATGGCTGTAGCGATGAGAAGACCGGTAGTGGTGATGATGGTCATTGCTGTCCGCCAGCGCATAGCCGAGCACCGCGCCGACCAGCACGCCTGCGATCACTTCGCCTGAATTATCCTGTCGCGGATAATAGACCTCGCCGCGGCGGCGATTGCGGTCATTGTAATAGGCATCCTCATAATACCGGTCACGCGCTGCCTGCTCGCGGTAATAGCGATCCTCGTAATAGCGGTCGCGATCATCATAATAGGCGCGGTCGTCATAATAACGGTCGTCCCGGTACTGATCGGAAGTCTGGACCGTTACATTGACGTCAACGCGCGTCGAACCGGCCGGCCCGATGGCGGAATATCCCCGCACCTGAGCTGTGGCAGGCGAAAGCGCGGTCAGGGTGAGCGCGGCGCCAGTGCCAAGAGCGGCAAAGAGCCTTTTGTTCATTGTCATGTCCTCCCGGTGATGCCCACGAATGGTAAAAAGGCTAGGAACGAATTGTGGCGGAAAAGTGTC
Protein-coding regions in this window:
- a CDS encoding DUF2721 domain-containing protein; this translates as MNSMLTPDIAMVVETAIAPIFLLVAIGSLLNVMTSRLGRVVDRVRSLEDGLEAGETGEERARHVDELKTLSRRINYSNRAITLCTVAALLVSVLVAITFFGEITSLPVAAGIALLFVLAMGLLISGLAYFLAEIRVSTRQLRVRHDLFDLPAGND
- a CDS encoding DUF2799 domain-containing protein, with amino-acid sequence MRKFLTIAALLALGACASGLSEEQCESGDPASFGYEDGRNGYPVTRVEDRVAQCSRYELAFDRGAYARGWEEGNRLFCTPQGALDAALQGRGDILSCPQADLLTRDAFSVGRDYARAKSNFDSARSRYDSLLSKIRSARYTIERSRRQLVNEEDDNARQELYRRIERARRDLREADDDLYYAERQLRDTERDFDRAEYDLSRIQAEIRSRNY